In Candidatus Methylacidiphilales bacterium, one DNA window encodes the following:
- a CDS encoding glycosyltransferase family 4 protein — protein MNRAACRPWIVAQIGAREHYGVARALATHGCLAALVTDLWASPRSAWGYIPHRHIRERYHADLKGIPVLVNNCASLAWEFQARARGWRGSELFMERNEWFQKQALRLLSDFVKKNSIEKGILFAYSYAARNLLKWAKENGWKTILGQIDPGSEEEKIIAEKVRQYSELAPKWRPIKNLYWDLWREECSVADVILVNSAWSKELVMRAGIDSIKLKIVPLAYERAVENHKKSYPLKFDIERPLRVLFLGQVSIRKGIVELLEAAEFLKERPIEFWIVGPIQIDLSVAKKKWSLEKVKFFGAVARGEVDRFYSEADVFVFPTHSDGFGITQLEAINRGLPVIASRFCGEVVKDNVNGKILDEVSSVRIIEVLDEILLNPRSLEIWSRNTYVEKNFLPHTVAERILSLV, from the coding sequence ATGAATCGAGCTGCCTGCAGGCCCTGGATTGTGGCTCAAATTGGCGCGCGGGAGCACTACGGCGTAGCACGAGCTTTAGCTACGCATGGGTGCCTTGCGGCACTGGTGACAGATTTGTGGGCGAGTCCCAGGAGCGCCTGGGGTTACATTCCACATAGACATATTCGAGAGCGTTATCATGCAGATTTGAAGGGCATTCCCGTGTTGGTTAATAACTGCGCTTCCCTTGCATGGGAATTCCAGGCGAGGGCGAGGGGATGGCGCGGTTCAGAGCTTTTCATGGAGCGCAACGAATGGTTTCAGAAACAGGCGCTTCGACTGCTCAGCGACTTCGTAAAAAAAAATTCGATAGAAAAGGGTATTCTCTTTGCCTACAGCTATGCCGCACGAAACCTCCTCAAATGGGCCAAGGAAAATGGCTGGAAAACGATCTTAGGGCAAATCGATCCAGGTAGCGAAGAAGAAAAAATTATAGCAGAAAAGGTGCGACAATACTCAGAGCTTGCACCAAAGTGGAGACCGATAAAGAATTTATATTGGGATTTGTGGCGCGAGGAATGCTCAGTTGCCGATGTGATCTTAGTAAATTCAGCCTGGTCGAAAGAGTTAGTCATGCGCGCTGGTATAGACTCAATAAAGTTGAAGATCGTGCCCCTTGCGTATGAGAGAGCCGTTGAGAATCACAAGAAAAGTTATCCTCTGAAATTTGATATAGAACGGCCTTTGAGGGTATTGTTCTTAGGACAAGTTAGTATCAGAAAAGGAATAGTCGAACTTCTAGAAGCGGCAGAATTTTTGAAAGAAAGGCCTATAGAATTTTGGATTGTTGGACCGATACAAATTGATCTTTCGGTTGCAAAAAAAAAATGGAGCTTAGAGAAAGTTAAATTTTTCGGTGCGGTAGCAAGAGGCGAGGTTGACCGATTTTACTCAGAAGCTGATGTTTTTGTTTTTCCCACGCATTCAGATGGCTTTGGTATAACTCAGCTTGAAGCTATAAATAGAGGATTGCCAGTGATAGCCTCTCGTTTCTGCGGTGAAGTTGTAAAGGACAACGTTAATGGCAAGATATTGGATGAGGTCAGTTCTGTAAGAATAATTGAAGTCCTTGATGAAATTTTACTAAATCCTAGAAGCCTAGAAATATGGTCAAGAAACACATATGTAGAAAAAAATTTTTTACCTCATACCGTTGCAGAAAGAATTTTAAGTTTGGTTTAA
- a CDS encoding sulfite reductase subunit alpha: MNDSSEATPSSPYNRLNPFQAPLIENRRLNKPGSQKDTRHIVFSIEGSQLTYEVGASLGVYARNFKTVVHELLQALKWPADLSYNTKPESETRPIFDVLLSDFILNRVSKKFVKLVFDHLPQGKSKDSLRAIVEDPDLLDEYTHSRDYVDVLREYPAEGLTPEEVLPTFNKAVPRLYSIASSLKVHPNQVHLTVGVVCYHTHGRTKYGYCSGYLAHELPLGSTTGVYLQPSKHFHLAPPDRPIIMVGPGTGIAPFRAFLQEREATGATGKNWLFFGDQHAATDFLYGEEFESYRQKGLLTYLHTAFSRDQSEKIYVQHRMLENSRQLWDWLQNGAYFYVCGDAKRMAKDVHETLIQIAQKEGGLDREAAENYVNVTLSKTEKRYLKDVY; encoded by the coding sequence ATGAATGATTCATCCGAGGCTACGCCATCATCGCCTTACAACCGCTTAAACCCTTTTCAAGCACCACTCATTGAAAATCGTCGTCTAAATAAACCCGGTTCTCAAAAAGACACCCGACACATCGTTTTTTCAATTGAAGGTAGCCAGCTCACCTATGAAGTAGGAGCATCTCTAGGAGTCTATGCACGAAACTTTAAAACTGTCGTCCACGAGCTCCTACAGGCATTAAAATGGCCAGCAGATCTCTCATACAACACTAAACCCGAAAGCGAGACGCGCCCAATTTTTGATGTGTTGCTAAGCGATTTCATCCTCAACCGTGTATCTAAAAAATTCGTTAAACTTGTCTTTGATCACCTACCTCAGGGTAAATCAAAAGATTCTCTACGAGCCATTGTCGAGGATCCCGACTTACTCGATGAATATACTCATTCACGAGACTACGTAGATGTCTTAAGAGAATATCCAGCGGAAGGCCTCACACCAGAAGAAGTGCTTCCTACTTTTAATAAAGCTGTCCCAAGGCTTTATTCGATAGCCTCCAGTCTCAAGGTTCACCCCAACCAAGTGCACCTCACAGTTGGAGTAGTCTGCTACCATACCCATGGCCGCACAAAATATGGCTACTGCTCCGGCTACTTGGCTCACGAGTTACCGCTCGGCTCTACCACCGGTGTCTATCTACAACCCTCAAAACATTTCCACCTCGCTCCACCGGATCGGCCCATCATCATGGTCGGCCCGGGCACAGGCATCGCTCCGTTTCGCGCCTTTCTCCAAGAGCGTGAGGCTACTGGGGCTACAGGAAAAAACTGGCTCTTTTTCGGCGATCAACATGCTGCAACCGATTTTCTATACGGAGAAGAATTCGAATCATATCGTCAAAAAGGGCTTCTCACTTACCTCCACACCGCGTTCTCCCGTGACCAAAGCGAGAAGATCTACGTGCAGCACCGAATGCTCGAGAACAGCCGTCAGCTCTGGGATTGGCTCCAAAATGGAGCTTACTTCTACGTCTGCGGAGATGCAAAACGTATGGCTAAAGACGTTCACGAAACCTTAATCCAGATCGCACAAAAAGAAGGCGGCCTAGATCGAGAAGCGGCTGAAAATTACGTAAACGTCACCCTCAGCAAAACTGAAAAGCGTTATCTCAAGGATGTGTATTAA
- a CDS encoding type II secretion system F family protein, translating into MPQYSYTAVDARGQQISGVIEAASEADASSQIRQQGYFPTRLIPARTSTKEGVGVKKSFSFFLGGTKVKTKVLTTFTRQLATLIEAGLPLVRGMEALIQQERNRALHQALVSMKENVESGSTFSEALAQHPKIFSKLFVNMVRAGEVGGVLEVVLKRLAEFQEKAERIRGKILSATVYPVVVLAIAALIVGVLMVFVVPKFQQIFNEILGGKELPWLTQMVINVSHFIQSHVLVLVGGIILVVLIVKYLNSNPKTSAVLDAWRLKLPIVGPIVQKTSIARFTRTLGTLVSSGVPILQALNITKDTVGNHVVAQAIVKVHDSVKEGESVVVPLESSGLFPAMVISMVRVGEETGRLPEMLIKVADVYEEEVDNAVSGLTSLLEPLMIVFLAVVVGIIVIALFMPLIGIIEGLSGAGGAVPSM; encoded by the coding sequence ATGCCCCAATACTCTTACACAGCCGTTGACGCCCGCGGCCAACAAATCAGTGGCGTGATCGAAGCAGCATCTGAGGCAGACGCTTCATCGCAGATCAGACAGCAAGGCTATTTCCCTACTCGGCTGATCCCCGCTAGGACCTCTACTAAAGAGGGCGTGGGCGTAAAAAAGTCTTTTTCATTTTTTCTGGGTGGGACAAAAGTTAAGACTAAAGTTCTCACCACCTTTACACGCCAGCTAGCGACGCTGATCGAGGCAGGTTTGCCCCTTGTTCGTGGGATGGAGGCGCTGATCCAGCAAGAACGCAATCGTGCGCTTCACCAAGCCTTGGTGAGCATGAAAGAGAACGTCGAAAGTGGCAGCACTTTTTCTGAGGCGCTTGCACAGCATCCGAAAATTTTCAGTAAACTTTTCGTTAATATGGTGCGTGCGGGAGAAGTCGGGGGCGTGCTAGAGGTCGTATTGAAGCGTCTTGCAGAGTTTCAAGAAAAAGCTGAGCGGATTCGTGGAAAAATTCTTTCTGCGACCGTTTACCCTGTGGTAGTCCTAGCCATTGCGGCTCTTATAGTGGGGGTTTTGATGGTCTTTGTGGTGCCAAAGTTTCAACAAATTTTTAATGAAATTCTTGGAGGTAAAGAGTTGCCGTGGCTTACGCAGATGGTGATCAACGTTAGCCATTTTATCCAAAGCCACGTCCTTGTCCTAGTCGGGGGCATCATCCTTGTCGTCCTTATTGTGAAATATCTTAATTCGAATCCCAAGACTTCAGCAGTGCTTGATGCTTGGCGGCTGAAGCTGCCAATTGTTGGGCCGATTGTTCAAAAGACTTCTATTGCGAGGTTTACTCGCACGTTGGGAACGTTAGTCTCCAGTGGTGTGCCGATCCTGCAGGCCCTCAATATCACGAAAGACACTGTGGGGAATCACGTCGTCGCTCAAGCTATAGTCAAAGTGCACGATAGTGTGAAAGAGGGGGAGAGTGTGGTCGTGCCACTTGAAAGTTCAGGACTTTTTCCGGCGATGGTGATCAGCATGGTGCGAGTCGGTGAAGAGACAGGGCGTCTTCCTGAAATGTTAATCAAGGTGGCAGATGTCTATGAAGAGGAAGTGGACAATGCAGTCTCAGGCCTGACGTCTCTTCTTGAGCCGTTGATGATTGTTTTTCTAGCTGTCGTTGTCGGCATTATAGTTATTGCACTTTTTATGCCGTTAATAGGTATTATCGAAGGACTCAGTGGTGCAGGCGGAGCCGTTCCCAGCATGTAG
- the gspE gene encoding type II secretion system ATPase GspE gives MMPLPESAILEILVRHGYINQSDAEAVQASAAKNGNSIAKELELQGLIMPNDIWCAIAADAGMPFVENLDHIHEDAVKAVPKNFAQRYQIMPILKDGPILRIAISNPYDLETQDTLRNLLNTDIELVVAPPDTIQQAIKRYYGSLSESIDTLISSKENNDAQLILKQNTQYEEAAPATEGDAPIISMVNSMILDAHRMRASDIHLEPLEKRLRLRYRIDGVLQEMRDPPKRLQSAIISRIKIMSRMSIAEKRLPQDGRIQLTLVDGKQLDLRVSTIPTVHGEGIVMRILDKSSLLLGLPDLGFFSDDAATMERIINLPDGIFLVTGPTGSGKTTTLYACLNSINKPDRKIITVEDPVEYQLSGINQVPVNEEVGMTFAAALRSILRQAPNIIMIGEIRDSETASIAINASLTGHLVFSTLHTNDATSAVTRLIDIGIKPFLVASSVRAVMAQRLVRKVCSSCAMPYEPTEGELRALNLTPTQIEQAQFRRGRGCDKCRGSGYKGRLGIFEIFILDDEIRNMINDRQSTSAIRARARALGMRTLREDGIRKVLAGITTPEEVISTTLGDKN, from the coding sequence ATGATGCCCTTGCCTGAATCAGCCATTCTCGAAATCCTTGTTCGTCACGGTTACATCAACCAGAGCGATGCTGAGGCAGTGCAGGCCTCTGCTGCAAAAAACGGAAACAGTATAGCCAAAGAACTCGAGCTCCAAGGCCTCATCATGCCTAATGACATTTGGTGTGCCATAGCTGCTGATGCCGGCATGCCTTTTGTCGAGAATCTCGATCATATTCACGAAGACGCAGTCAAAGCAGTGCCTAAGAATTTTGCTCAGCGGTATCAAATCATGCCTATTCTTAAAGATGGGCCTATCCTGCGTATCGCCATCTCTAATCCATATGACCTTGAGACGCAAGACACCTTGCGGAATCTCCTGAATACAGACATCGAGCTCGTCGTGGCTCCGCCTGATACTATTCAGCAAGCGATTAAACGATACTATGGATCGCTCTCTGAATCCATCGACACACTAATCTCAAGCAAAGAGAACAATGACGCCCAGCTCATTCTAAAGCAAAATACTCAGTATGAGGAGGCAGCACCTGCGACGGAAGGCGATGCGCCCATTATTAGCATGGTAAATAGTATGATCCTCGATGCCCACCGCATGCGGGCTAGTGATATCCATCTGGAGCCGCTTGAAAAGCGGTTACGGCTTCGATACCGCATAGATGGTGTGCTCCAAGAGATGAGAGACCCTCCGAAGCGCCTTCAATCTGCGATCATTAGTCGCATTAAAATCATGTCTAGGATGAGTATCGCTGAAAAACGTCTCCCGCAAGATGGCCGCATCCAACTGACACTTGTTGATGGTAAACAACTCGACTTGCGTGTCTCTACCATTCCGACGGTCCACGGAGAGGGGATCGTCATGCGTATCCTCGATAAATCGAGTCTATTGCTTGGGCTTCCTGACTTAGGTTTTTTCAGCGATGATGCAGCCACGATGGAGCGTATCATCAATTTACCGGATGGTATCTTTCTTGTCACTGGACCGACCGGCTCCGGAAAAACTACTACGCTCTATGCCTGCTTAAATTCTATTAACAAGCCCGACAGGAAAATCATCACCGTAGAAGACCCCGTCGAATACCAACTCTCCGGCATCAACCAAGTCCCAGTTAACGAAGAAGTAGGAATGACCTTTGCAGCTGCGCTTCGCTCTATTCTCCGACAAGCTCCGAATATCATTATGATCGGGGAAATACGAGACTCTGAGACAGCCTCGATCGCTATTAATGCTTCACTAACTGGGCATTTGGTTTTTAGCACCCTACATACAAACGATGCCACCAGCGCTGTTACGCGACTCATAGATATCGGTATCAAACCTTTCCTTGTGGCCTCTTCAGTGCGTGCCGTCATGGCTCAACGACTTGTCCGCAAAGTCTGCTCATCGTGTGCTATGCCTTACGAGCCGACAGAGGGAGAGTTGCGAGCCTTAAATTTAACCCCAACCCAAATTGAACAAGCTCAATTCAGGCGAGGTCGTGGATGTGATAAGTGTCGTGGTTCAGGATATAAAGGCCGTCTTGGCATATTTGAAATTTTCATTTTAGACGATGAGATACGCAACATGATTAACGATCGACAGTCCACGTCTGCCATCCGTGCTCGAGCTCGTGCTCTGGGCATGCGCACGCTACGTGAAGATGGCATACGCAAAGTCCTTGCTGGTATCACGACCCCCGAGGAAGTTATTTCTACCACTCTTGGAGATAAGAATTAG
- a CDS encoding glucose-1-phosphate adenylyltransferase, with protein MNPTLLSTIHSAIPRTVAVILGGGAGTRLYPLTKDRAKPAVPLAGKYRLVDIPISNCINSGMRFIYLLTQYNSASLHRHIQQTYHFEEFSRGFVQLMAAQQTPEPTSGWYQGTADAVRANLKHFDNVLHDYVLILSGDQLYRMDYRDVLAEHITRKADVTVCTIPVKREAARGFGIMCVDQEGRIKRFVEKPQTAELLDSLRLDSDSLIRLGKSPDDELYLASMGIYIFNRSVLHRLLNNSMLDFGKEVIPYAIEQYRVYSFIFQGYWEDIGTVRAFYEANLDLCNEHPSFDYGLSSAPIYTRPRNLRPNVIGSANLTRTVLCTGIKIGSANIERSLLGNRTIIGHNVKIKNTLIMGADYYEDQRPPNEFPVPLGIGDGSVISDAIIDKNVRIGKNCIITPEGKPSHFDHPLACIRDGIIVIPKGTMIPDNTVI; from the coding sequence ATGAATCCCACGTTGCTCAGCACGATTCACTCTGCGATTCCTAGGACTGTGGCTGTAATTCTAGGGGGTGGGGCTGGAACGCGGCTTTATCCGTTAACCAAGGATCGCGCTAAGCCAGCTGTTCCTTTAGCAGGTAAGTATCGTCTGGTGGATATCCCTATAAGCAATTGCATTAATTCAGGGATGCGCTTCATTTATCTTCTGACGCAGTATAACAGTGCATCACTGCATCGCCATATCCAGCAGACGTATCACTTTGAGGAATTCTCTCGCGGCTTTGTTCAGCTGATGGCAGCTCAGCAAACACCGGAGCCCACGTCTGGCTGGTATCAAGGCACGGCGGACGCAGTTCGTGCCAATCTCAAGCATTTCGATAACGTCCTTCACGATTACGTCTTGATTTTAAGCGGAGATCAACTCTACCGGATGGATTACCGGGACGTCTTAGCTGAGCACATCACTCGTAAGGCTGATGTGACCGTTTGCACAATTCCTGTGAAACGGGAAGCGGCGCGTGGTTTCGGAATTATGTGTGTAGATCAAGAAGGTCGGATCAAGCGATTTGTCGAAAAGCCACAGACTGCAGAACTTTTAGACTCTCTGCGGCTCGATTCTGATAGCTTAATAAGACTAGGTAAATCTCCTGATGATGAATTGTATCTGGCTTCCATGGGAATATACATCTTCAATCGTTCCGTCCTGCATCGACTTCTAAATAACAGTATGCTTGACTTTGGTAAGGAAGTTATCCCTTACGCTATCGAACAATATCGCGTATATTCCTTTATTTTTCAGGGTTACTGGGAAGATATCGGGACAGTGCGGGCATTTTACGAGGCTAACCTCGATCTTTGTAACGAGCACCCTTCATTTGATTACGGACTTTCATCAGCTCCGATCTATACAAGGCCGAGAAATCTTCGTCCAAATGTCATTGGCAGTGCTAACCTTACCCGAACAGTTCTTTGCACGGGCATTAAAATTGGCTCTGCGAACATTGAGCGCTCCCTTCTCGGCAACCGGACTATAATCGGCCACAATGTTAAAATTAAAAACACATTAATCATGGGTGCCGACTACTATGAAGATCAACGTCCGCCTAATGAGTTTCCCGTGCCGTTAGGAATTGGCGATGGGAGCGTGATCAGCGATGCAATTATTGATAAAAATGTGCGAATAGGGAAGAACTGCATTATCACGCCCGAAGGCAAACCCAGTCATTTCGATCATCCTCTTGCCTGCATCCGAGACGGGATCATCGTTATCCCTAAGGGGACGATGATTCCTGATAATACAGTGATTTAG
- the gspE gene encoding type II secretion system ATPase GspE translates to MNPITLLNFLKNNGRIDDVQYSDLRDEQQRSGKPILQVISDFGIATSDEILQLIAQELGAGYVPDLTHTEFPPDVLSRIPPQTARIHGALPVGFENNILFLALTDPLDLQNIDTLRNNLPYEVQIVVAPIAQVQSLIERYYGSETANVEDLVSQLAGEISLGDAYNISEKDLQAEASAAPIIKYVDSVLVQAIKARASDIHFEPFEHEFKIRYRVDGALYEMTPPPRSLAAAITSRIKVMSNLNIAERRIPQDGRIQTIMAGRPVDLRVSTLPTQFGESVVLRVLDRTTVNLDLDALGMPPHLLAYIRETIQKPNGIFIVTGPTGSGKTTTLYACLREINTIDTKILTVEDPVEYEIEGIMQVQVNEAIGLTFARALRAFLRQDPDRILIGETRDFETAQIAIQASLTGHLVFTTLHTNDAPGAITRLIDMGIEPFLISSSLEGVLAQRLIRKICPHCRTPYEPTEAVLRQIGLTPHDVGDKQFYYGRGCEHCNWTGYKGRKGIYELLDVTEPIRELINQKAPSIVIRQKAVELGMTTLRADGLRNIFDGETTIEEVLKYT, encoded by the coding sequence ATGAATCCTATAACACTTCTTAATTTCCTCAAAAACAATGGCCGTATTGATGATGTGCAATATTCAGATCTACGCGATGAGCAGCAGCGTTCAGGCAAACCCATCTTACAAGTCATTAGCGATTTTGGTATCGCCACGAGTGACGAGATTCTTCAACTTATAGCCCAAGAATTAGGAGCGGGATACGTCCCTGACCTCACACACACAGAGTTTCCGCCTGATGTATTGAGTCGTATTCCGCCTCAGACGGCGCGTATCCATGGGGCGTTACCAGTTGGATTTGAAAATAACATCTTGTTTTTAGCTCTTACAGACCCACTCGATCTGCAAAACATCGACACGCTGCGTAACAATCTTCCATATGAGGTTCAAATAGTTGTTGCCCCGATAGCTCAGGTGCAGAGCCTTATTGAGCGATATTACGGCTCGGAGACGGCTAATGTCGAGGATCTTGTCTCCCAACTCGCTGGAGAAATTTCACTTGGCGATGCCTACAATATTTCCGAAAAAGATCTCCAGGCTGAAGCAAGCGCTGCGCCGATTATCAAATATGTTGATTCAGTGCTCGTTCAAGCAATCAAAGCCCGGGCTAGTGATATTCACTTTGAGCCCTTTGAGCATGAGTTCAAGATTCGGTATCGCGTAGATGGCGCACTTTATGAAATGACGCCACCGCCCCGATCTCTAGCAGCAGCGATAACTTCTCGCATCAAAGTCATGTCGAATCTCAATATTGCCGAGCGACGCATTCCTCAAGATGGCCGTATTCAGACGATCATGGCTGGGCGCCCTGTCGATCTGCGTGTTTCCACATTGCCCACACAATTTGGTGAGTCTGTGGTTCTTCGCGTTCTTGATCGCACCACCGTCAATCTCGATCTTGATGCGCTTGGTATGCCGCCACATCTGCTGGCTTATATTCGAGAGACAATTCAAAAGCCGAATGGTATTTTCATTGTCACGGGGCCGACGGGGTCAGGCAAAACTACGACTCTCTACGCTTGTCTGCGAGAAATTAACACGATCGATACTAAAATTCTTACGGTCGAAGATCCTGTTGAATACGAAATCGAGGGGATCATGCAAGTGCAAGTCAATGAAGCAATCGGCTTAACGTTTGCACGCGCGCTCCGAGCCTTTTTGAGACAAGATCCGGACCGAATTTTGATCGGTGAAACCCGTGACTTTGAAACGGCTCAGATTGCTATCCAAGCATCACTGACGGGTCATCTTGTGTTTACTACGCTCCATACAAATGATGCTCCGGGTGCCATCACAAGGCTAATCGATATGGGGATTGAACCCTTCCTGATTTCTTCAAGCTTAGAAGGCGTGCTGGCTCAGCGTTTGATTCGTAAAATTTGCCCTCACTGCCGCACTCCGTATGAGCCTACCGAAGCAGTCTTGAGGCAGATCGGCCTTACGCCTCATGACGTCGGTGATAAGCAATTTTACTACGGACGAGGCTGCGAGCATTGTAATTGGACTGGTTACAAGGGGCGCAAAGGAATATATGAATTGCTCGACGTTACGGAGCCAATCCGTGAATTGATAAACCAAAAAGCTCCTTCGATTGTAATACGTCAAAAGGCAGTTGAACTTGGGATGACCACGCTCCGTGCTGATGGATTGAGAAACATTTTTGATGGTGAAACGACCATTGAAGAAGTCTTAAAATACACGTAA
- the dnaX gene encoding DNA polymerase III subunit gamma/tau, whose product MGYQVFARKYRPQTFAEIIGQDHITKTLENAIRLNRIAQAYLLVGPRGTGKTSTARIIAKALNCPNGPRVDFDPKDPVCVEIAEGRSLDVIEIDGASNRNIDNIRELRESARYAPNAARFKIYYIDEVHMLTHEAFNALLKTLEEPPSHVKFIFATTEAHKVPATILSRCQRFDFRRIPEKLIADHLAYICKNEHVEASPEALRLLARHADGGLRDAEVALDQVISFYGSPITEEGVSEMFGLTGFAPIVALVEAIAQANVGAVLTQCRALSQAGRDFSRLSQDLMRLLRHIIVAQTQPDALKNEISEQERESILHLSRLTNQATVLEWMRELSQLEASLRYSLAKDILLEVTLLRLCHLQHKLQIEAVLSKLIQTSDASLSAEPGVQSTATNSSTSVSGHPSFMTPEQAWNKVVEVFAQERSLEREAILTLRYQGYENDKVVIRIPSALKHKLPFFLSPSNLDFVSSRLTSLLGKSTTVSYVVESETELKCEPKQGDLRKNESVPSARIDEAAQSTKPPGKISEEEFLKDPAIQKALEIFEGKIVNLKE is encoded by the coding sequence ATGGGCTATCAAGTATTTGCGAGGAAATATCGGCCACAGACGTTTGCTGAAATTATTGGTCAGGATCACATCACCAAGACGCTTGAGAATGCCATCCGCCTGAATCGTATAGCGCAAGCGTATCTTCTAGTGGGGCCGAGAGGAACAGGTAAAACTTCTACAGCGCGTATCATCGCTAAGGCCTTAAATTGTCCTAATGGCCCTCGTGTTGATTTTGATCCGAAAGATCCCGTATGTGTAGAAATTGCGGAAGGCCGTTCGCTTGACGTAATCGAGATTGATGGTGCATCCAATCGGAATATTGACAACATCCGTGAACTCAGAGAGAGCGCGCGCTATGCGCCGAATGCTGCACGTTTCAAAATTTATTACATCGACGAGGTGCACATGCTTACCCATGAGGCCTTCAATGCGTTACTTAAAACGCTTGAGGAGCCGCCATCGCATGTGAAATTCATTTTTGCAACGACCGAAGCTCATAAAGTGCCGGCGACGATTCTCTCTCGCTGTCAACGTTTTGATTTCAGAAGAATTCCAGAAAAGTTAATTGCGGATCACTTAGCATATATTTGCAAAAACGAGCACGTGGAGGCTTCGCCGGAGGCCTTGCGTCTTTTAGCTCGTCATGCCGATGGCGGCCTACGTGACGCAGAAGTGGCGCTTGATCAAGTGATTAGTTTTTATGGTTCGCCTATCACTGAGGAGGGAGTTAGTGAGATGTTTGGTCTCACTGGTTTTGCGCCAATTGTGGCCCTGGTTGAGGCGATAGCCCAGGCAAATGTGGGTGCTGTCTTGACACAATGCCGTGCGCTCTCGCAGGCAGGGCGTGATTTTTCACGGCTGAGTCAAGATTTAATGCGTCTTCTGAGGCATATTATCGTCGCTCAGACGCAGCCAGATGCACTGAAGAATGAAATTTCAGAGCAAGAGAGGGAGTCGATCTTGCATCTTTCTCGGTTAACTAATCAAGCAACAGTGCTTGAATGGATGCGTGAGCTGAGCCAACTTGAAGCTTCGCTCCGCTACAGCCTTGCTAAGGATATTCTTTTAGAAGTTACATTGTTGCGACTCTGCCATCTTCAACACAAGCTGCAGATTGAAGCTGTGCTCTCGAAGTTGATTCAAACTTCCGATGCATCGCTTTCTGCTGAGCCAGGCGTTCAGTCTACTGCCACGAATTCTAGCACTTCTGTTTCTGGCCATCCAAGCTTCATGACACCAGAGCAGGCTTGGAATAAGGTAGTCGAGGTATTTGCCCAAGAACGATCGCTGGAACGCGAAGCTATTCTGACTTTGCGGTATCAGGGTTATGAGAACGACAAAGTCGTCATCCGGATCCCTTCCGCCTTGAAACACAAGCTGCCGTTTTTTTTATCTCCTAGCAATCTCGATTTTGTCTCGAGCCGCTTAACGTCATTATTGGGCAAATCCACGACGGTGAGTTATGTCGTCGAAAGCGAGACGGAGCTTAAATGTGAGCCCAAGCAAGGGGATTTAAGGAAAAACGAATCTGTCCCTTCTGCGAGAATCGATGAGGCTGCACAATCTACCAAGCCTCCTGGCAAAATCAGTGAAGAGGAGTTTCTTAAAGATCCTGCAATACAAAAGGCGCTAGAAATCTTCGAAGGGAAAATTGTGAATTTGAAGGAATGA
- the rsmD gene encoding 16S rRNA (guanine(966)-N(2))-methyltransferase RsmD gives MAHIRIIAGMWRGRCINVARCRGLKPTQGRVREAVFSMLGPEIIEARVLDLCAGTGAYGIEAYSRGASSVSWVEVNRDAVKMLRKNLRALKLESNEARIYCEDVFRWLKQVRGVAFDIIFADPPYDWPEVSYLELFIHSQKIAHSETILVLETSSRMPPVLVGGNWCCYEKRKYGETCVSFYNLHQGLNLA, from the coding sequence ATGGCACACATTCGGATTATTGCTGGGATGTGGAGAGGGCGCTGCATAAATGTTGCCAGATGCAGAGGCCTCAAACCAACACAAGGTCGTGTGCGAGAAGCAGTTTTCTCGATGCTTGGACCCGAGATCATCGAGGCTCGAGTTTTAGATCTGTGCGCTGGGACGGGAGCTTATGGGATAGAGGCCTATAGCCGTGGCGCAAGCAGTGTATCATGGGTGGAAGTAAATCGTGATGCTGTGAAAATGCTACGGAAGAATCTGAGGGCTCTGAAGTTGGAAAGTAACGAGGCTAGGATATATTGCGAGGATGTGTTTCGATGGTTAAAGCAAGTGAGGGGGGTGGCTTTTGATATTATTTTTGCTGACCCACCTTATGATTGGCCTGAGGTGTCTTATTTAGAGTTATTTATTCATTCGCAAAAGATTGCTCATTCTGAAACGATTTTGGTTTTAGAAACTTCATCGCGTATGCCGCCTGTGCTTGTGGGAGGTAATTGGTGTTGCTACGAAAAAAGGAAATACGGCGAGACGTGCGTCAGCTTCTACAATTTGCATCAAGGTTTGAATCTAGCATAG